TCCCCCAGGTAGGCGACTCAAGCAGCCCCGAAAGGATTGTAGCCTGCGAGCAAGCACTCAGCCCCTTGCCATCCATCATGTCAATCAAAAACACCAAGGCCCTCGGCATGCCCGTCACAGCCGCCGAGCCATGCGTCGAGAAGAAGTCGCGCTTGTACAGCACCGACGCACCATTAGCGCAGTAAAAATCATACAGCTTGTTGACCGTGCCAACGGGGGAAATCTGGTCGTGGAACGAGTGGTACAAGTAGATGGGGATCCTGGGCGCCATCTTCCCCAGCGACGTCTGGTTCATGACGTCCACAACGGCCGGGAGGTTGCGCACCTCGGTGGTGTTGAACATGGTGATGACGTTCTTGTTGTTGAAGGCCTTGGTGCTGTCGTCGCCGCACCGCGTCTTGATCTTGTTGAACAGCGGCTGGTACTTGTTCCGGATGCGCGGGTAGATGGCGGCCGCGACGTCGGGGTACTCGTTGGCcaggccgacggcgccgccggcgatgaGGCCCGCGTGCTTGCGGCCGTTGATCctgtcgacgacggcggcgatgtCGGCCGggacgccgccgacggccgcGCCGACGATCTCGAGCTCCGGCGCGTACGTCTGATGGAGCTCGGCGGCCCATGCGGTGGCCGCGGCGCCCGAGGAGTATCCCCACATGGCGATTTTCGGGTTCTTGCGGATTCGGGTCAGCGCGGGTGTCTGGACGGCGACGCGGATGCCGTCGAGCACGGCGTGCCCGGCGAGCCTGCCGGCCATGTAGGCGGCCTTGGGGCCCTGGTAGTCGGGGATGAGGACGATCCAGCCCTGGTGCAGCGCCGACTGGATGGAGAGGAGCTCGGGCCGTGTGATGGTGCTCTCGGGCTTCTGGCGGCTCGGGGGGTGTGCGTCAAAGGTGTGCGAGGGCGCGCACTGCAGCGCCGGCGCGTTCTGCGCGGGTTGGAAGGAGAGGACTTTGCTGTTGTTCCCGGGCGACGCGATGAGGACGCTCAGgaccgtggccgtggcgcGGCCGTGGCTGTCGGTCGTCCTGTAGAGGATCTGCTGGCTGatgttgaagttgacgtCGGTGAGGCCGAATGGTGAGTCGGTAAAGGGGAATTTTCGGGATCGCAGGAGGGTGCCCGGCGGTAGATGCTCGATGTTTTCGGGGACGGCGTAGAAGGGGTCGGTCTTGGGAGAGGTCGGCGAGGTTGGCGAGATTGTCGACGCCGGCTTGGAGGGGACTGCCGCTGCCGATAATCCAAGGCTGAGAAGGGCGAGAGCCCCGGCTGCTGGAAACCGCATGCTGTGATTTTTGATGTTGGCGTCCAACTATCAGTCAAAGGCGGCTGCTTGTGTGTAGGCAAGGAAACGACGTTGCGGATTCGGCAGTCCAGCAACGGGGTGCGAGGCTCGAGACAATGTGCAGTCACGGCAGTGTTTGGGGCAGATGGGTTCGTATGTGTAAAAGAGTTCGTATTATTTAAAGAAGGAGGGCAGAAAGGTTCTGAttgcttaaaaaaaaagaaaaagaagaaaagaaaacgaaagaaaaaaattagTCAGTTGCCAATAAGCGTAGACTTGATTATAtgtggtgtctggtctgaAGGATTTTAGGCTGATAAAGTTGGTGTCAGTCACTCGTGAAATTATCTTGACTTGCATGTAGTAGCTAAACTTAGCACGAGACGGACTCTACTGATGCGCAGCCATGCCGCGCTACCGCAGCCATAAATTTGAGacgggtctggtgggaaaAGGCAAAAAGAGTCACGAATATAAGCCGATTTCAGCAGTGTCCggtatactccgtacgctcAAGCTAAATGATGGTGGCTGTGGTGAATGTGGCCATGTCATGGTTTCAAAAATGAGCAGGCATTGTGGATTGCAAATACATCAATCTACTGACAATGTAAGCATTTGATGCTTTGGGGAGTGCACACACTGGTTGACGCTTaaaagccaacattgaaaccttGTAGTTGCATGAACCTGCTAGGCTCGGCATTGTGGGAATAAGCTCCAGTCTTTTCCCGCTGTGGCACAACGGAAAGCATGAGCTAAAAGACAAGTCAAAAGTataccagacatcaattgatgtatAGATTCATGCACAGGCACCAGTCTACGGCCACATCCGCCGCTGTAaacctacatatgtagtacCGAGACCATGAACTCTCTGCTTGGTTCTACTTTGCTCCTTGCCCAAAAGCGGCCTGGTGCTACTCGCAAGTGGCAGTACATTGATTGGCTGGGCTCACACGAAGATGACTCAATTAGGCAAGTCGCACAACTCGCTCCAGACGTCATCAAATTCCACGACCGAGGCCACTTCACTTCCCCCGTTACCAAGATGCCTGGCTGGACATTTCAGCCCGTTTAATAAATGCGCCATCCGCAGTCTCTCATGCAATGCGTGCCCGGTGAAAGCGGCCCACTGCACATGTCAGGCTATTGAGCAGCCGTGAATCACGCCAACATGTTCGCTCCGAGTTCCCTCAGTGCCGGCAGGAATCTGCCATGCAGGGTCAGCAGCCCGGTACTTGCGTGTTTCAAAAAATACATCAAAGGCGCTGTTCTGCACGTGTGCGCTTCTCTGCTGCCACCGGGCGGCCGACCAACGCATGGGGACGTGGTGACTCTGTGACTGGCCTGATGTCTTCTCTTGCTTTCACAAGGCAGGCAGCGCACCCGTCATCCGATGCAGATTCCAAGTTGAATAGGTGTACATGTAATGTTGAATAGCTGAAACATTCATCGAAACCCTTGTGAGCCTCTTTATTCCTACGTCATTATGCAGCGGGCTTGCTTGTGTGTTGGGGGTTCCAACCACATGTGTGTCCAACACAAAGAGAACAGCCGCCATTTGTGCACCCTCAATCCGCAATGGACGGCCCACGCTTGTTTGTCATTTTACATGTTGATATAGACATATTCACACCTTGTTTTCGGACGTGTTGGCGCCTTGTTCGCAATGGGTTGGAGCTCTCAGAATACCTATTTAAGCTTGACGGCTCCCCTCGCGTTGGGATAGGCAGCAAACGTGCCGGTACTTGACGCTTTTTGGCAAAGACAGGCTCCTACGGTCCTACCCTTCACAAAACTCATCGTCAACAAACCATGCTAGGCCTCTCCATGGACGAACTCAATCACGGGTTCTGTCCGCAACCAGGCTGTGAAACCTACTACTACGACCGTTGTCGGATTTGCGTGCCGCCTCACTTGTGCGAAGTGCACACCCCAGAGCGGGATAAGCAGCGACACGGACGATTTTGCGCAACAATCCGGCAGCAACGAGCCCTGCATGAGCGGCTGAGACGAGAGGCTGATCAGCCCACCCAGACACGCAGCGGCGTCTGTGCAGACCTCGCCGACGCAACCTATGCATTAGTCGACCTGCTGTTCCAAGCATTCTATCCGGGGCCGTTGCCAGCGACCACATACAGCGACATAATCAAGCTCTTAAACGACGAGAAAATTAAATTGTTTTGGAGTGACGACTTTGCCAGGTTCGCGGTTCCAGCACTCTACATATTCCAAAACAAAGACCAGGAGGCTTACGCCCGTGCAATGCTGCTCATGACATCGGCCTTCCAGAGGGACCACCGCGCCAGTGGGCCGCCGCCCCCAATCAGCAGCAGACAAATAGTAGTGTACTCTATGCTTGCAGAAGCCAGCGCATACATCATCCGTTTAGACCAGTGGGTTTACCGCGTTCCACTTGCCTTGCTCAAACTTCGACTCGTTCGCGACCTGCGATACCTGCTGCACCACCCACAAGAGCTTGAACGTTTGCGAGAAATCAGCCTCCGCGAACATGGAACTCTTTGTCTCAGGCAAGGCGGGCCAACTAGATCCTACATGAAACAGCTTGTCCTCACGGGCGACCTTGCCCTACAGATTATCAGCTTGGAGAATCAGATACGGGCTTTGGCGCGGTTTGAGCGTTGGCAAGTCTTCTGGAGGTACATGTGCTACCCAGAAGGTTGCGCTTGGCTTCGTCAAAACAGTACAGGGGGGCTTACCCGGGTAATGTGGATGTGCCTCCACGTCAACCACTACTCATGGGTGGCTACGCCTGGAGCATGCACAGAGATGATCAACTTGTTGGAGCTTTGGGAGGGTATGCACTAGACAGCACGGCACCGCGCTGTTGTCAAGGTGCTGCTGAGTCATGGAAGCCGGATAGTATTCCATGTGGCCGACACTGCCACACTTGAAATGCGAATATACTCGGTTGGAGGCTGGGAGGAACTATTGGATAACTCACATGGAGGTTGAGAAGAGTTTCAACAactctgccaaaagtggaggcCGCACACAAGTGCTGCGAGCTCTGGATTTGGTATTGGCATTGATCTTCTGTTTTTGCTTTCAACAAGCAAATCTACATACCAGACACTCTTTTGAT
The DNA window shown above is from Metarhizium brunneum chromosome 1, complete sequence and carries:
- the LIPA gene encoding Lipase A; amino-acid sequence: MRFPAAGALALLSLGLSAAAVPSKPASTISPTSPTSPKTDPFYAVPENIEHLPPGTLLRSRKFPFTDSPFGLTDVNFNISQQILYRTTDSHGRATATVLSVLIASPGNNSKVLSFQPAQNAPALQCAPSHTFDAHPPSRQKPESTITRPELLSIQSALHQGWIVLIPDYQGPKAAYMAGRLAGHAVLDGIRVAVQTPALTRIRKNPKIAMWGYSSGAAATAWAAELHQTYAPELEIVGAAVGGVPADIAAVVDRINGRKHAGLIAGGAVGLANEYPDVAAAIYPRIRNKYQPLFNKIKTRCGDDSTKAFNNKNVITMFNTTEVRNLPAVVDVMNQTSLGKMAPRIPIYLYHSFHDQISPVGTVNKLYDFYCANGASVLYKRDFFSTHGSAAVTGMPRALVFLIDMMDGKGLSACSQATILSGLLESPTWGRIPEGLINALLFLLRRTA